In Synechococcus sp. HK05, one DNA window encodes the following:
- a CDS encoding metal-binding protein, producing MASGQQHDRATWLLALPFGLLWGPWLGLAGIATAGTAFLIGGLWLSPDLDTRSNPSRRWGPLRLLWWPYRQLLRHRSLLSHSPFLGSAGRLLYLAVLVGLAGWLLQPWGAPSPLELGQGLQLLWQEQRGLSLAVLIGVEASAWLHLLQDGDPMPSLPKLLRRQRRKPRRRRRLR from the coding sequence ATGGCCAGCGGCCAGCAGCACGACCGCGCCACCTGGCTCCTGGCCCTGCCCTTCGGGCTGCTGTGGGGGCCCTGGTTGGGGCTTGCAGGCATCGCAACCGCCGGGACTGCCTTTCTGATCGGAGGACTGTGGCTGTCTCCCGACCTCGACACCCGCTCCAATCCCAGCCGCCGCTGGGGACCACTGCGCCTGCTCTGGTGGCCCTACCGGCAGCTGCTGCGCCATCGCTCGCTGCTCTCGCATTCACCGTTTCTGGGGAGCGCAGGCCGGCTGCTTTATCTAGCGGTGCTCGTGGGCCTAGCGGGCTGGCTGTTGCAGCCCTGGGGTGCACCGAGCCCGCTGGAGCTGGGGCAGGGCCTCCAGCTGCTCTGGCAGGAGCAGCGCGGGTTGAGCCTGGCTGTGCTGATTGGCGTGGAGGCCAGCGCCTGGCTGCATCTGCTCCAGGACGGCGATCCGATGCCGAGTCTACCGAAGCTGCTGCGCCGCCAACGCCGCAAACCGCGTCGCCG
- a CDS encoding thioredoxin family protein — MSYTVLKFSSEDCGTCHRMSHYDAAVCTELGCSFVSVMLQDTEAYRRYRRVLLAQYPDKQGMGWPTYLVVSDPEGEFTIHGELKGGMPKGDFRTRLSGLIP, encoded by the coding sequence ATGAGCTACACGGTTCTCAAGTTCAGCTCGGAAGACTGCGGCACCTGCCACCGCATGAGTCATTACGACGCCGCAGTGTGCACAGAGCTGGGTTGCAGCTTCGTGAGCGTGATGCTGCAGGACACCGAGGCCTATCGCCGCTACCGCCGCGTTCTGTTGGCCCAATACCCCGATAAGCAAGGCATGGGCTGGCCCACCTATCTGGTGGTGAGCGATCCGGAAGGCGAGTTCACCATCCACGGCGAACTCAAAGGCGGCATGCCCAAGGGCGACTTCCGCACCCGCCTCAGCGGCCTGATTCCCTGA
- a CDS encoding NAD-dependent epimerase/dehydratase family protein: MRVTIVGCGYVGEALARLLGAQAPCHLTLTTTREQRRAALEPLGDRVLVLKASDAPALKQALESADAAVFCMAPGGDRQVNAGVYAATYRDSITTLLALLPELPQLRQIIYTSSCGVYGDAAGGWMDECSPVLPRDAHAAVLVESEQLLVQARSDQRRVCVLRLGAIYGPGRDLNRRFQSLAGTTRPGDGQTHSNWIHRDDVAGAMAAALAGAWDETVNVVDDQPWRVADLLDRICTAAELPPVQWSGASPEVKPMADRRISNRRLRSLGYALLHPTLSGF, from the coding sequence ATGCGGGTCACCATCGTGGGCTGCGGCTATGTGGGTGAGGCCCTGGCGCGGCTCCTGGGTGCTCAAGCGCCGTGCCATCTCACCCTCACAACAACGCGGGAGCAGCGCCGCGCGGCGCTCGAACCATTGGGTGATCGCGTGCTGGTACTCAAGGCCAGTGATGCTCCCGCCTTGAAGCAGGCCTTGGAGTCTGCGGATGCAGCCGTGTTTTGTATGGCGCCTGGGGGAGATCGCCAGGTGAATGCGGGCGTGTATGCCGCCACCTATCGCGACAGCATCACCACCTTGCTTGCGCTGTTGCCCGAACTTCCGCAGTTGCGGCAGATCATCTACACGAGCAGTTGTGGTGTGTATGGCGATGCGGCAGGGGGCTGGATGGATGAGTGCTCGCCCGTGCTGCCGCGTGATGCCCACGCTGCGGTGCTCGTGGAGAGCGAGCAGCTGTTGGTGCAGGCCCGCAGCGATCAACGGCGGGTGTGTGTGTTGCGCCTTGGCGCGATCTATGGCCCCGGCCGTGATCTAAACCGTCGTTTCCAGTCGCTGGCTGGCACCACCAGGCCCGGTGATGGCCAGACCCACAGCAATTGGATCCATCGCGACGATGTGGCCGGGGCCATGGCGGCCGCATTGGCTGGGGCCTGGGATGAGACGGTCAATGTGGTCGACGACCAGCCCTGGCGTGTGGCTGATCTGCTCGATCGGATTTGCACGGCCGCCGAGCTGCCACCGGTGCAGTGGAGTGGTGCCTCACCCGAGGTCAAGCCCATGGCGGATCGCCGGATCAGCAACCGCCGGCTACGCAGCTTGGGCTATGCGCTGTTGCACCCCACCCTCAGCGGGTTTTGA
- a CDS encoding NCS2 family permease, translating to MTTHLATGPRWFVAGDLDGFLGLALDNLIQILLILGLCGGVLGYPSALLLGTILPATGISLLLGNLAYAWQAYQLAKAEGRSDRTALPYGINTVSLFAYVFLVMLPVKLGALSAGLAPEAAVRLSWQAGMVACLGSGLIEAAGAFSAELLRRWLPRAALLSTLAGIALGYIALGFLLRTYAQPVVGLTVLAMILVTYYGKLRLPIPGGLLAVLVGMALAWGLGLIRLDPGLWQEQLSQVGLRPPHLELAALWEARGQLLPWLGVIVPMGLFNLLGSLQNIESAEAAGDRYPVRSSLLINGLGTIAAAGLGGCFPTTLYIGHPAWKAMGARIGYSWLNGLVMGGACLLGLFGLIAQLVPIEAGMAIVLYIGLVIAAQAFQATPSAHAPAVALGLLPGLAGWGAMLLKAGLRAGGAGSTAQPFSAALLQPLQQADVWAAGAFALEQGQIITAMLLAGMVVYVIERRFLAASLCAAVASGCAWLGVIHAWRFTSSDTVLQLGWGVGGSWALGYLLMALVFGLASRVKR from the coding sequence ATGACCACTCATCTGGCCACCGGCCCCCGCTGGTTTGTTGCCGGCGATCTCGACGGCTTTCTAGGCCTGGCGCTCGACAACCTGATCCAGATCCTGCTGATCCTGGGGCTGTGCGGGGGCGTTCTCGGCTACCCCAGCGCGCTGTTGCTGGGCACGATCCTCCCCGCCACGGGCATCAGCCTGTTGCTGGGGAACCTGGCGTACGCCTGGCAGGCCTACCAGCTGGCGAAGGCGGAGGGGCGCAGCGATCGCACAGCACTCCCCTACGGCATCAACACGGTGAGCCTCTTCGCCTACGTGTTTCTGGTGATGCTGCCGGTGAAGCTGGGGGCCCTGAGTGCCGGCCTGGCGCCCGAGGCCGCCGTGCGCCTGTCGTGGCAGGCAGGCATGGTGGCCTGCCTTGGATCGGGCCTGATCGAAGCGGCTGGCGCCTTCAGTGCCGAGCTGCTGCGACGTTGGCTGCCTCGGGCGGCGCTGCTCTCCACCCTGGCAGGCATTGCCCTGGGCTACATCGCCCTGGGCTTCCTGCTGCGCACCTACGCCCAACCCGTGGTGGGGCTCACGGTGCTGGCAATGATCCTGGTCACCTACTACGGCAAGTTGCGCCTGCCGATTCCCGGCGGCCTGCTCGCCGTACTGGTGGGCATGGCCCTGGCCTGGGGCCTGGGCCTGATCCGCCTCGACCCCGGGCTCTGGCAAGAGCAGTTGAGCCAAGTGGGCCTGCGGCCGCCCCATCTGGAACTGGCGGCGCTGTGGGAAGCGCGCGGTCAGCTGCTGCCGTGGCTGGGGGTGATCGTGCCGATGGGTCTGTTCAACCTGCTGGGCTCCCTGCAGAACATCGAAAGCGCCGAAGCAGCTGGCGATCGCTACCCGGTGCGCAGTTCGCTGCTGATCAATGGGCTGGGCACCATCGCCGCGGCTGGCCTGGGCGGCTGTTTTCCCACCACCCTCTACATCGGTCATCCCGCCTGGAAAGCGATGGGAGCCCGCATCGGCTACTCGTGGCTCAACGGCCTGGTGATGGGCGGCGCCTGCCTGCTTGGCTTGTTCGGGCTGATCGCTCAACTGGTGCCGATCGAAGCCGGCATGGCGATCGTGCTTTACATCGGCTTGGTGATTGCCGCTCAGGCCTTTCAGGCCACCCCCAGCGCCCATGCCCCAGCCGTGGCCTTGGGATTGCTGCCGGGCCTGGCGGGCTGGGGCGCCATGCTGCTGAAAGCCGGCCTGCGGGCCGGGGGTGCCGGCAGCACCGCACAGCCGTTTTCCGCCGCCCTGCTCCAGCCGCTGCAACAGGCCGATGTGTGGGCCGCCGGCGCCTTTGCCCTGGAGCAGGGCCAGATCATCACCGCGATGCTGCTGGCGGGCATGGTGGTGTACGTGATTGAGCGCCGTTTCCTGGCCGCCAGCCTGTGCGCGGCGGTGGCTTCCGGATGCGCCTGGCTCGGGGTGATCCACGCCTGGCGTTTCACCAGCTCAGACACGGTGCTGCAACTGGGCTGGGGTGTGGGCGGCAGCTGGGCCCTGGGCTATCTGCTGATGGCCTTGGTGTTTGGCCTGGCGAGCCGGGTGAAGCGATGA
- a CDS encoding oxidoreductase — MPWTCADIPDQSGRTALITGANSGLGLETARALAQRGARVVLACRSLAKAEAACQELTGNGGAELIPLELDLADLASVRQGAGAVAERWGAIDLLINNAGVMAPPRQLSAQGFELQFAVNHLGHFALTQQLLPVLRPGARVVHVSSGASYFGRIAFDDLQGEQRYDAWAAYAQSKLANVMTALELQRRLDAQGAKVLSIAAHPGLARTNLQPTSVAARGSRVEELAYRLMDPLFQSAAMGALPQLFAATAAAAEPGGFYGPGGLGNFKGYPKACRIAPAALDAAACQRLWSVSEELCSG, encoded by the coding sequence ATGCCCTGGACCTGCGCCGACATCCCCGATCAGAGCGGCCGCACTGCCCTGATCACAGGCGCCAACAGCGGGCTGGGACTGGAAACAGCCAGGGCGCTGGCGCAACGCGGAGCGCGCGTGGTGCTGGCCTGCCGCAGCCTGGCCAAAGCGGAGGCCGCCTGCCAGGAGCTGACAGGCAATGGCGGAGCCGAGCTGATCCCTCTGGAGCTGGATCTGGCCGATCTCGCCAGTGTTCGCCAAGGCGCCGGCGCAGTCGCCGAGCGCTGGGGTGCCATTGATCTGCTGATCAACAACGCCGGGGTGATGGCCCCGCCCCGGCAGCTGAGCGCCCAGGGGTTCGAGCTGCAGTTCGCTGTGAATCACCTGGGGCACTTCGCCCTCACCCAACAGCTCCTGCCCGTGCTGCGCCCAGGAGCGCGCGTGGTGCACGTGAGCTCAGGGGCGAGCTACTTCGGCCGCATCGCCTTTGATGATCTGCAGGGCGAGCAGCGCTACGACGCCTGGGCCGCCTACGCCCAGAGCAAGCTGGCCAACGTGATGACGGCCCTCGAGCTGCAACGCCGGCTGGATGCCCAGGGGGCGAAGGTGCTCTCGATCGCGGCCCATCCCGGCCTGGCCCGCACCAATCTGCAGCCCACCTCCGTGGCGGCCCGCGGCTCCCGGGTGGAGGAGCTGGCCTACCGCCTGATGGACCCTCTGTTCCAGAGCGCGGCCATGGGTGCTTTGCCCCAACTGTTCGCCGCCACGGCCGCTGCCGCCGAACCCGGTGGCTTCTATGGCCCCGGCGGCCTGGGCAACTTCAAGGGTTATCCCAAGGCCTGCCGGATTGCACCGGCCGCGCTGGATGCCGCGGCCTGCCAACGGCTCTGGAGCGTGAGCGAGGAGCTCTGCAGCGGCTGA